In Erwinia pyrifoliae DSM 12163, the genomic window AGATAAAATCTGGCTGTCCATCTGCGTGATACGCGTCTGGCTTTTCTTTATCAACTGAGGCTGANAGGTGTTTTCACGGTCACGGGGCGTGCTGAGTTCAATTTCACCGTCATCGCACAGCANCGTTTTTGATGAGTAGCCGTTTCGGGTATTCGAGCCTGCTTTGGGAGCATTTTTCTCGTGCCCGGGGTGCTCTGTCAGTTCAGCATTCAGTGCTGTTTCGACGGTTAGTTTCGTCAGCATGCGGGAAAACGCATTGAGNTCGGCTTCGGTTTTAAGGCCTTTAGCCAGTTCAGCCGCAAGGGCCTTGAGTTTCTTTTCGTCCATAATGTGCCTGTCTCCGTTGTTGGAATGAACATATCAAAAACAGGCAGATACACAATTTAAATTACAGGCTCTAATAAAACTGCTCATCGCCAGCCGCCAGTTATGGATCGGCATACTCCATTTTTTAAGCATCCTTGATCGCCAGATAAATNACCTTTCTCACCGAGTCNTCTGTCGGGAACACCTTTCGCTTTTTGATGGCTGCGCGGATNACGCTGCCGCTGTGACGAACTTTTACCACTAAGCAGTCAACATAAACAATGGGATACAGCGCATCCAGAGGACTATTTTGCCACTCAGTGACCTGCTCTTTGACCGCGACGGTGACTTTAGATATATCAGCGTGGGCGACACCTCAGCATCGTATATCGCTTTGAAGGTGGCGACGATTTCCCACATGCTGATGCCTTTGGCATACAGGAAAAAAATCTGGCTTTCCATCTGCGTGAAACGCGTCTGATTATTCTTTATCAGCTGCGGCTCGAAGGTGTTTTCACGGTCGCGCGGTGTGTTCAGCTCGATTTCGCCGTCGTCGCACAGCAGCGTTTTGGATGAATAGCCATTGCGGGTGTTTGAGCCTGATTAAGGGGCGTTTTTCTCGTGTCCGGGATGGTCAGTCAGCTCTGCATTCAGAGCCGTTTCGACGGTTAATTTCGTCAGCATGCGTTAAAACGCATTGAGNTCGGCTTCGGTTTTAAGGCCTTTAGCCAGTTCAGCCGCNAAGGCCTGGAGTTTCTTTCGTCCATAATTTGCCTGTCTCCGTTGTTGGAGTGAACAGATTAAAAACAGGCAATGACGCAATTCTAATTACAGTCTCCCTTTTCGTTCCCGCTACTTTGCTCGTTACTATTTTCTGCGTATTCTTGCCAGCATCTGCACCAGCCTGTTGAGACTGAGAGCTCGCTTTTTCCAGCCCCGTATTTATTGCGGATTGGGGACAGTAAAACTGGCCATCACCATCAATTAACAGCTTGCCTGACGGTAATAAAAGCTGTAATAAGCGATACTTTCGAAATAAAATAGCAACCTAATAGATATTATCATTTGATTAGAATTCTTATAAGCAGATGAATTTTTATATCAACACCTGAATCTGATCTGGCAGGTACAACAAATCTAACCCCCTTTCGGCAACATAAAGGCAAGGAAAAAGAACAATACCGCGTCTTTCTGTCTTAGCGTACAGCCAGCCAGGCTGGCATATACTCGTACATGCCCCTGTCGCTCCCTAAAAGCCTGTTTTAAAAGTTAATTAACAATATGAAAATTATATGGTAAAAACAAACAATAAATTTCAGCTCTATGATAAAGTATTTTCAAATAAGGTTTCTATAATGCACTCCATCACTTCCCACTTTGACGTAATTCTTTCAGGAGCATCGATCTGTATGAAAAAAACTTTGAATTTTGTTTTATCTTCTCTTCTGCTTTTTAGTTGCATTTCTCAAGCAGATGTTAAAATTTTCGTCCACCCAGGAATGTTAAGTACTGAAGCAGACTTTACGCGAGCAGCCCAATTAGTGAGTGCTAAAACCTCCCCTGCTATTGATAGCTGGAATATTTTAACCGCCAGCCATTTCGCCAATGCAAATTATGCTCCACAACCTCAATCCTATGTGATTCGAGGTAATCCGTCTTGGGGAAAAGACAATTATGTTCTGCTGTTCCGTGATGCAGCAGCAGCTTATCAGCTAGCACTGCGCTGGAAAATATCTGGAGATACACAATATGCCGATGCAGCAGCGCGCGTGTTAGATGGATGGAGTAAAACACTGAGTGGTGTAGGTGGTACCAGCGATCGTTTCCTGACTTCAGGGATTTATGGTTACGAGTTGGCTAATGCTGGGGAAATTTTACGCACTTATCCAGGGTGGAAAGGTTTAGCCGATTTACAAAACATGATGCTTAAAGTGTTTTATCCGATGAACCATGACTTCCTTACCAACCATATAACTTATGGGGCTGAAGGAAAACACTACTGGGCAAACTGGGATTTGGCTAACATGGCATCAATGATGGCCATAGGCATCTTGACCGACCGCGATGATATTTATCATGAAGCTTTGAACTATGCCTATAATGGTAAAGGTAATGGCGCATTTACCAACGCTATGTGGCATGTTTCTCCCGAAGGGTTGGCTCAGGTACAGGAAAGTGGTCGCGATCAGGGGCACACAACGCTTGATATTGTACTGCTCGGCGTCCTTTGCCAAATGGCCTGGAATCAGGGAGATGACCTGTTCTCCTATAATGAGAACCTGTTACTGAAAGCCTCTGAATATGTTGCGAAATATAATCTGGGGAATGATGTTCCTTGGACAACCTATACTTCAGCAGATGGGTGGGTTCAAAGCACTATCTCTTCTTCGGCTCGTGGAAATATCAGACCCGCGTGGACACTGATTTATAATCATTATAGCCGAATTAAAAACCTGCCTGCAGTTTATACCGGTCAGATGATGAACCATGTCGGTGCAGAAGGTGGTGGCGGTAACTACGGTGGTAATAGTGGTGGCTTCGACCAGCTTGGATTCGGTTCACTGCTTTATAATAGCCCAGCGCAGTGATTTTATGCCCCCAATTGGGGGCATAACTGATTGTAAGCTATCGCTGCTATTCATTAGTCATAGATTGACAATCTAAAAATACCGCTTCCACATCCGTATTTTTTTGCTGGAAATGAAGTCACGCTGTAACGGCTTTTGGGAGGTGCAGGAAAAGAAATAAAACTACTGCTGGGCGTTTCAACATTATCATTGCTGTTGTTGGCAATTTGCACCCCGTTGATGCTGGCGATTATCGAAGAACTATTACGGCATTCTCCCATCCCTGCCCTTGCCGTTGAAACGGCATTACCACCACTGGCCATGATCCACTGTGTTCTGTTGGTACTGTTCAGCCCGTTATAGCTTCCATTGAAAAGACCTGTCTGCTGATAGGCACCGCTGCTTTTCCCTGTACTTTGCCAGCGGCCTTGTTGACAAATCAGAAGCGTATCGTTATCACCATTCGCTAATAAACCGTTATCCTCGCAGGAATTATCGATAATTCCGTGACCTTTAATTTTCAAATATTCATTGGCAGTGAGTCGTCCTTCAGCATTAATCGTGCCGGCTTTCAGCTCTCCGCTGGTATAAATGCCCTTGCCTTTATAGGATTTCACCCACCGATCGTCGTCCATGTAAAATCCCCCCTGGTGATCCTCATTCATCCAGCCATTGGCTTGCCGAGTGAGTATCCAGCCTCCGTTAGAGCGGATGTCGCCCTCTGCCATAATATTTCCATCTGACCAAAGTGCCTGATGGGCGACTATCCGCTTGCCACCGATATTTCCCTGAAAATTACCCGTGCCGGCATTTAATTGGCTGATGTTATTTATCCCATTTCCGTTCATATCAACAGACGTATGCATTTGATTCAGATCGCTTCGCCCTTCAACCCGGTAACGATACAGCCTGTCGCTTTCGGCTTTAACTGTTCCTGGCATGACGGCAGAGAGATAGTTGACCAGGTGTCCGCTTTCCGCAGTAACACCCAGTGCCTGCAAATCCATATCCCATGCGCCATCTGCCCCTTTCGCCATACCGGGTGAATAAATATAGCCGCCTGCCCCCTCCATGCTTCGTGCAATGTAACGGAGACCTTTATAGGCGATTGCGCTCCCCCCCAAGGTTATCAACATGCTGGTCATCCCGCTATGCTCATTGCGGGCGGTGCTCATAACCAGTTGATACGTTTGGCCTTGATTATTTTTCAAGGAAAAACCACTGGGTAAATAACCCTGTTGCGCTAATTCACCACAATCGATCACAAGGGAGCTGCGTCCCAGCAACTGATCCTGCAGCTCGTTGTAATGGTCTTTGATAAACCGCTTAGCACTAAAAGACAGGGTATTCATTTGAGATGCCGTCACATCCCACTCCTTCAGTTGCATATAATCTGCATAGCGCTGATAAGCGACAGGGGCAGCAATCAGCGTGATTGCCAGCACCAGACTCAGCGAGAACAGGGTGTCCCCCCGGTCAATACGCATAAAGCCTGCTTTCATATAATAATCGGCCTGTTTGAGTAAAAGTGAAAATGATTGCTAACATCGTGCAGATAAATAGAAATGGAGCATAAGCCAAACGAGTGCGGCAGGTAATCCAGGCTGTGGCAGACAGCAACAGAAACGCCAGCCCACAGAGCTGTGCTGCAACCACCCCGTTCAGCCAGCTAAAATATCCTGAAATCAGAAAGACATCGCCCAATCCCATCGCCTCACCACCACTCAACCGCCCGGCAAGGTGTCTCGCTAACAACAGGGTTGCAAAGACCATTAAGCTGTCGATAGCAGACCAGAAAACGACTGCCCATTCACCTTCGCCCGCGTGATAAATCAACCCACTTACCCAGAAACTGACCGTTAATCGTCGGGGTAACCAATGGTTACTGAAGTCAAGTAAAGTGAACAAATAGCCCCAGCACAGAAATATCAGCAGAAACACCCCACGCCAGACATCCTGTGCTGGTTGTTGCCAGAAAATCACCACAAACACGATTAACCACAACAGTCGCCAGCCTGCAATTTTTCGCCTGCTCAGAGCGTTACCGTCATGCATGTCAATAAATGCGATGGCCTGCTTCTCTGTTAGCCGCGCCGCAAAAATCACCATGATTGCTGCCAGCCACCCTGTCTCACTCACTGTTTATTACCTCGCCACTGCTGGCTGCGTAAATCCCTCCAGACCTTATAGACTCGCTGCGCGTACTGCTGTCTGCGGGTCTTATTCTTTCGACTAAAACCCGCATTATACGATCCCAGACATTGCCAGGTATTGCCGCACAAACGTAAATGCCTGGCGAGTATCCACGCGCCAATTTGTATATTCAGGCATGGGCGTGACAGAAGCTCGTTTGATGAATCAACGATTCCCAGGCGTCTCAATTCGGCGAGATGTCGATCGTTGATCTGCATAAGCCCAAAATCTCTGCTGACGACTCTTCCCCGGCTGTCCCGGTTAACTCCCTGACTGAGAGAATTTTCATGGCTTTCAACTAAGCCGATCGCGCGCAGCAGATCTGGCGCAATATGATAGCGCTGCCCGGCGCTCGCGTAACAAAATGAAGAGTCTGCGGCGGCCACGGGCAAGAAAAATGCAAAGATAAACCCCATTATCAATATTGGCACCTGGCTCATCCGATATTAGTTATCACTGATGAAGCTCAATATATTCCCTTTATGTTCGCCACTGTCGGCTACACATTGCCCCCCCAGATTCCCTGCCGATATTGAACCCCGGTTGATGGTGTCATTGATGCGGATAGCGTGAACAAAACTGGTCGTGCTGAGACGCTGAGCAATAGCGATACAGGCCTCTTGTGGCACCATTTGATAGATAAGGTGAAAGCCTGTTAATTCCCCGGCACTGTCTGCAGCTGGCTCGACGGAGACCGCACCTCCCCATACGTTTTGCAGATGTGCTTTACCTGAACTTTTATCCCCAATTATTGACATATTACCAGGAACACCACCGAACTGAATCAACGCCCCAATCATGGATTCGCCGCCCTCAAAATTGTAAGTTCCGTTAGTTTTCAACAAGGTACGGCTGTTATTCATCAGCTCACTAATATTACTGAGTTCAGTATTGGTATCATTACGACTGAACAACCCACCCCCTATACTGATACCAATAACCAACACTATTAAGGAGATGGTTATCCAGATCCCTGCCTCAAAAAGTGAGATCGCACCGCTATCAATATTGTTCTTTACGTTTTTATTTTTAATTTTCATCTTCTGTTTTCCTGTATATAAAAATCAGTGATTGGCGATAAGACCATTCAGATCTTGAGTGGAAAGCAGGATCAACGCCATATAAGAGGCATTGATCCCAAGCGCGGTATAGGATAAACGGGATGCCATTCGCTTAATTCTGACCACCGTCTTCTCCAGCCAGTAATAGCCATAGTTTTCGATTATTCTTTCACTGCGATCGCCACTGGACAATAATATCAACCGATCAATAGCTTGAGGAGAAGGGAACATATAACCGCTATCCCTGAAAGCATGTCCGAGCTGCTTCCCCTGACGTATCTGCATGAGTGAAGCTGTCAGGCGCTCAAATAACCAGGGAGAGGCTTGGCGGGAAAGTAGCAGCAATGCGTCCTGCGTTTTGATTTGCGCCCGCATTAATGCGGTGAAATTGAGTAAAAACGCGATCCCCTGAATATCACGATAAAGACTCCAGGGCAGCAACATATCTAACACTCGACGGCGGCTTTCTCCGGTAAGATTAGGCAATGACCAGTAAATTCCGATAGTTAAGGAGAACAGAACTGCGCCAATGATGACCAGATGATTGATTAGCATTGCGGAAATTGTTGAAAGCCACCAGAGTGCACCTGTCCACTGTTCAGCAGGCACCAGGCTTGCCAGACGAGGTAGAAAGCGGGACTCAACCATATACATCATTACCAGCGAGGAAATAAACAGAAGAAACGGGTAGGAGAGTGAAGAATAGCAGGCCGAACGCATCTCTCCGTTCGCTCTGGCAATTTTCATGGCGCGTTTAAAAGCAGAAGCTAAATCCCCATCCTGGTTCCCGGCCTGAATGAGAATCATCTCCTGAAGGGGTACCCACCCCTCTAACCCCCGGTCTGGGGAGCTTCCCTGTTTTAATGCTTTTAACATTTCTTGTAGGCACAAGGCTTGGGCAGAATATTTATTTCGCTGGCTGGCAATCATTGATTGCAAAGCATCTTCAGTTTTTAGGTTATTCTCTAATAGAAATGCCAAGTCTTCATACAATGCCAGACGGTCCTCGACTGAAAATGTTTTCATCGCCAGCCATCGTGAGGCTAAATCTCGTTTTGCGCGAAGCTTAATTTGCTGGCATTCAGGTATGAATACAAATCGCTTAGCTTTCATCATACCGGCCTTTTATTCAATACAGATAATGTCAGCACATCCTCATCGAGCGGGCATTGAACATCAGCATCCAGAGGATCCACCAAGCCTTCATTTAAATACGTCTGTAGATGTTGACGTCGCGTAATACCATTTAATTCTGTTACCCAATAATGCCGGGCAGCCAATTTCCCTTCATGACGATACTTTGTCATAAAACCTACGTCGGGGCCGATGACTTCAGCAATAACACGTCTGCCAGTGACTCCGGCAGTGCAATACGTGCACCCTTCCTTATGACGGAAATAGAGCTTTTCAACCTGACAATGGCGGGTCAATAGCTGATGTTGTGCCGCCGTCAGTTTGGACTGAACCTCTTGCCAATGCTGTTTACAGTGGGGGCACAATACTTGCACCAGCCGTTGTGCAATCAATCCGATCATAATTTGCGGATCGGCTATATGTGCCACCGGTACATCAAGCGTGTCCGTCAGTCGGGCAAGAATGCCGGGGGCGTCATTCGCATGTAAAGTGGTCTGTACCAGATGTCCAGATTTCGCAGCAATCAGTGCTGACTTCAGAGAATTCGTATCACGAATTTCGCCAATAATCATCGCATCAGGATCGAGCCGCAAAGAGGCCGAGATGGAGCGATTCCATGCAAAGTCGACCGCCAGAGGATCGCTTTTGTCGGCAATGACGGGCGTTTGTACCGCGCCGCTAATCAACCCTTCCGGGGGATCTTCTAATGTCAACAGGCGCTTATGCTGACCGTAACGGGTCAAATAAAGCTCGCTAAAAGACCTTAATGAAGTACTTTTACCCGATCCCGTCGGGCCTGCAATAATCAGTATTCCCTCCGGGCGCGATAACATTCGATGAATCAATTGCTGCTGCGGCGGCAGAAAACCGAGATCCTGCAAAGAAGGTGGGTTACCTCCTTCATCGGGCAGAATTCGCATAACAACGTACAGTCCAAATTCTGCTGGAGTATGCGCATAGCGTGCACCAAATAAATTAAGGTCCTGCACAAATTCTTTGCGGATCCTGCCATCCTGGGCGCGGTTAGGGTTAAAGCTTTTTTCAGTGACATCACACATCGACATAATAATTGTCGATGCAAGTTGCATCCCTTCGTCTTTTTCTAACTGAGCGATGGTATGCAATTCTCCATGTATACGAATCTGCACAATGCAGACATTATTCATGCCGATTAACAGATGGATATCGGAGGCATTTCGTCGTTTTGCACTACGGAAAAAGCCGACCACCCTTGCCTGCTGTTCTGAATTAGCTTCGGTTTTACCTCCGCTATGCACACCATTTTTTTGTAAAGCTCGCAGCTCTTCAAGTGGAATGGATTGAAATTCGGCTTCAGGCATCGATCTGAGTAATCGGGCAAGTGCATTTTGCGTCTCAGGATCATGACAATGATCCTGAGAGAAAAACACGCCAGGACGCCGATCCTGACTCTCATCAAAATAAACGTAACCAGACATATCAACCCTTTTTAATTAACGTTTGAACGGCAGCAACGTCGTCCGACCACGACCGTCAACCACCGTTACACGATCGGCAGAAACATCCACAATCTGTGATGAAATTCCCGGCAGTAATGTCCCTGAGACCACATTCAACCGCTGATTACCGGGTAGTTCCAACTCGGCCACCAATTTACGGCCTTTTCCAGAAATCTGAACGATTTGTGGCATAGAGGGAGTGACGGAATTTTCACTGAATGCATTGTTGGGTAATGTCTCGTCAGGTGATTCTTCTCTTTGTAGCGGGTGAGCGGTTATACCCGCAGAGGGACTGGGCTGAGAGCCTTTCAGCGCACTTAATGCTTTATTACGAGACAGCTGAGCCTCATAAAGAAGGGTCTCTGACTGCAATGCTTCCAGCTGCCCAAGCGTGACGGACGGAGTAGAGTTAAGATCGGCAAAGGCATAACCCTGTTGTAAAAGTGACATTGCGGCAAGGCAATACCGCGCGGCAATTTTAGATATTCGGTAAGCCAAAAATACGGAACTAATTTTCATAGAAAAGACCCGTTAAAGTGTACTCCAGCCGAACCCCTTGACGTTGCACCCGCAATTGCGTTCCCCTTAAATGGATATTGTTAAAGAGCGACGTATTTAGCAGCTCGAGCGGGGGAATAAAGGTAATGATGGTAAAACGTGTTGATTTCCAACGCGAGGCTGATGCCCTGGCGACTGAATGACCTTCGGCTGAAAGGTTAAGGGATAAATTCATAGACTGTGCAAAACTCACTAATTGCCCTAACGTTATATTTTCTTGTGACTGTGCGGTTGGTCTCAATGTGCCGGGGGGCGCAGCGGCAAGCGTAAAACTGGCCGTGTCTGACGGGCCGGGCACATTAAATGCAGGTTGAATATTCTTCGGAAAGTAGTCATGCATGCGCTGAAGAAATTCATCAACCGTGCCTGACTGGCGGAGGACATAAGTCAAATTCATTGAGACATCCGGAAGGCAAAGGGCTTCCTTGAATTGCCACTGTGCGATAAACGCCGGCAACTGCTGCACGACGGTCTGACAACGCATTATCATCTGATTAAAGGACTGATAGAGTTCCCAGGGGGGAGGTTGCGGTTTTAATGGACGTTGCCTGGCCAATAATGCCGATTGAGCAGCCTCAATCCGCTCCTGGTTACGTTTGTTTTGCCAGAAATTATACAGGCTGATAAAGAGTGCACAAATCACCAAACCTAATCCGACCGTGCGAATAAAACCCTTTTCATTCACACTGCGCATGTGATTTCGGCGACTGACTGCGTCTTTACGGCAAATCAATGTTTCTAAATCAGGCAGATTATGAGTTTGTGTGCTGATTAATCCTTCTGGCGCGTAAACCCGCCATTCAGTTTCAGCAGAAACAAGTTTGAGAAAATTATTTTTATAGGCAATGATTTCCGTTAAAGATCCGGTGACATCGCTATAAACGGATAACTTCCCCTGCTGCACGGCAATAAAACAGTAGCGCTCCGCGCCTAAAGGTACAATCGCATAGCAGTCTGGCGATAACGCAGGTAACAGCGTTAGTGCCAGGGAGTAGATGCGCTGCCGTCTTTGAGATATGGCTCCTTCCCTTGTCACTGTCCCTAACAGAGTCCCTGCACCCTGATTCAAGATGGTGGAGGCGGCGACCCAGTGTGTTGCATCAAGCGCTTTTGCCCTGATACGTAAAGCTCTTCGCCCCGTAACCGGAAGAAACTGCCATTGCAGCCCGGCAATGAAAACCCGCTTACCCGCAATAAGACAGTCATGTTCAGAGTAAAATTGTCCGGACATAACGCTACTCACTCATCACAGGTGTGATCAAAATCACCAGCGTCGATCGATTGACATCCCCTTCAGCCCCACCACCGAGCGCAAAAAAGTGAGAGGAGCCTACGCCCTGATGATTTGCGGTGTTACTCATCGACTGATACCCGCTCAATACCAGCGTCTGCCCTGAGGACATAATGACGCGCTGGTTGAACGTTTTTAAACGGGTTTTCATCAATTCAACTGAGGTATTCTCACTGGTGAATTTACGGATCGTCGGCTCATCTGACATGTTGATGGCAAACTGTAACTGCATTCTGGAAGTGTGGGGGATCA contains:
- a CDS encoding alginate lyase family protein, whose translation is MVKTNNKFQLYDKVFSNKVSIMHSITSHFDVILSGASICMKKTLNFVLSSLLLFSCISQADVKIFVHPGMLSTEADFTRAAQLVSAKTSPAIDSWNILTASHFANANYAPQPQSYVIRGNPSWGKDNYVLLFRDAAAAYQLALRWKISGDTQYADAAARVLDGWSKTLSGVGGTSDRFLTSGIYGYELANAGEILRTYPGWKGLADLQNMMLKVFYPMNHDFLTNHITYGAEGKHYWANWDLANMASMMAIGILTDRDDIYHEALNYAYNGKGNGAFTNAMWHVSPEGLAQVQESGRDQGHTTLDIVLLGVLCQMAWNQGDDLFSYNENLLLKASEYVAKYNLGNDVPWTTYTSADGWVQSTISSSARGNIRPAWTLIYNHYSRIKNLPAVYTGQMMNHVGAEGGGGNYGGNSGGFDQLGFGSLLYNSPAQ
- the pilV gene encoding shufflon system plasmid conjugative transfer pilus tip adhesin PilV, with translation MKAGFMRIDRGDTLFSLSLVLAITLIAAPVAYQRYADYMQLKEWDVTASQMNTLSFSAKRFIKDHYNELQDQLLGRSSLVIDCGELAQQGYLPSGFSLKNNQGQTYQLVMSTARNEHSGMTSMLITLGGSAIAYKGLRYIARSMEGAGGYIYSPGMAKGADGAWDMDLQALGVTAESGHLVNYLSAVMPGTVKAESDRLYRYRVEGRSDLNQMHTSVDMNGNGINNISQLNAGTGNFQGNIGGKRIVAHQALWSDGNIMAEGDIRSNGGWILTRQANGWMNEDHQGGFYMDDDRWVKSYKGKGIYTSGELKAGTINAEGRLTANEYLKIKGHGIIDNSCEDNGLLANGDNDTLLICQQGRWQSTGKSSGAYQQTGLFNGSYNGLNSTNRTQWIMASGGNAVSTARAGMGECRNSSSIIASINGVQIANNSNDNVETPSSSFISFPAPPKSRYSVTSFPAKKYGCGSGIFRLSIYD
- a CDS encoding peptidase, translating into MSETGWLAAIMVIFAARLTEKQAIAFIDMHDGNALSRRKIAGWRLLWLIVFVVIFWQQPAQDVWRGVFLLIFLCWGYLFTLLDFSNHWLPRRLTVSFWVSGLIYHAGEGEWAVVFWSAIDSLMVFATLLLARHLAGRLSGGEAMGLGDVFLISGYFSWLNGVVAAQLCGLAFLLLSATAWITCRTRLAYAPFLFICTMLAIIFTFTQTGRLLYESRLYAY
- a CDS encoding lytic transglycosylase domain-containing protein, producing the protein MGFIFAFFLPVAAADSSFCYASAGQRYHIAPDLLRAIGLVESHENSLSQGVNRDSRGRVVSRDFGLMQINDRHLAELRRLGIVDSSNELLSRPCLNIQIGAWILARHLRLCGNTWQCLGSYNAGFSRKNKTRRQQYAQRVYKVWRDLRSQQWRGNKQ
- a CDS encoding type 4 pilus major pilin, which codes for MKIKNKNVKNNIDSGAISLFEAGIWITISLIVLVIGISIGGGLFSRNDTNTELSNISELMNNSRTLLKTNGTYNFEGGESMIGALIQFGGVPGNMSIIGDKSSGKAHLQNVWGGAVSVEPAADSAGELTGFHLIYQMVPQEACIAIAQRLSTTSFVHAIRINDTINRGSISAGNLGGQCVADSGEHKGNILSFISDN
- a CDS encoding type II secretion system F family protein, which codes for MMKAKRFVFIPECQQIKLRAKRDLASRWLAMKTFSVEDRLALYEDLAFLLENNLKTEDALQSMIASQRNKYSAQALCLQEMLKALKQGSSPDRGLEGWVPLQEMILIQAGNQDGDLASAFKRAMKIARANGEMRSACYSSLSYPFLLFISSLVMMYMVESRFLPRLASLVPAEQWTGALWWLSTISAMLINHLVIIGAVLFSLTIGIYWSLPNLTGESRRRVLDMLLPWSLYRDIQGIAFLLNFTALMRAQIKTQDALLLLSRQASPWLFERLTASLMQIRQGKQLGHAFRDSGYMFPSPQAIDRLILLSSGDRSERIIENYGYYWLEKTVVRIKRMASRLSYTALGINASYMALILLSTQDLNGLIANH
- a CDS encoding GspE/PulE family protein, whose translation is MSGYVYFDESQDRRPGVFFSQDHCHDPETQNALARLLRSMPEAEFQSIPLEELRALQKNGVHSGGKTEANSEQQARVVGFFRSAKRRNASDIHLLIGMNNVCIVQIRIHGELHTIAQLEKDEGMQLASTIIMSMCDVTEKSFNPNRAQDGRIRKEFVQDLNLFGARYAHTPAEFGLYVVMRILPDEGGNPPSLQDLGFLPPQQQLIHRMLSRPEGILIIAGPTGSGKSTSLRSFSELYLTRYGQHKRLLTLEDPPEGLISGAVQTPVIADKSDPLAVDFAWNRSISASLRLDPDAMIIGEIRDTNSLKSALIAAKSGHLVQTTLHANDAPGILARLTDTLDVPVAHIADPQIMIGLIAQRLVQVLCPHCKQHWQEVQSKLTAAQHQLLTRHCQVEKLYFRHKEGCTYCTAGVTGRRVIAEVIGPDVGFMTKYRHEGKLAARHYWVTELNGITRRQHLQTYLNEGLVDPLDADVQCPLDEDVLTLSVLNKRPV
- the pilP gene encoding type IV pilus biogenesis protein PilP, with the protein product MKISSVFLAYRISKIAARYCLAAMSLLQQGYAFADLNSTPSVTLGQLEALQSETLLYEAQLSRNKALSALKGSQPSPSAGITAHPLQREESPDETLPNNAFSENSVTPSMPQIVQISGKGRKLVAELELPGNQRLNVVSGTLLPGISSQIVDVSADRVTVVDGRGRTTLLPFKR
- the pilO2 gene encoding type 4b pilus protein PilO2; amino-acid sequence: MSGQFYSEHDCLIAGKRVFIAGLQWQFLPVTGRRALRIRAKALDATHWVAASTILNQGAGTLLGTVTREGAISQRRQRIYSLALTLLPALSPDCYAIVPLGAERYCFIAVQQGKLSVYSDVTGSLTEIIAYKNNFLKLVSAETEWRVYAPEGLISTQTHNLPDLETLICRKDAVSRRNHMRSVNEKGFIRTVGLGLVICALFISLYNFWQNKRNQERIEAAQSALLARQRPLKPQPPPWELYQSFNQMIMRCQTVVQQLPAFIAQWQFKEALCLPDVSMNLTYVLRQSGTVDEFLQRMHDYFPKNIQPAFNVPGPSDTASFTLAAAPPGTLRPTAQSQENITLGQLVSFAQSMNLSLNLSAEGHSVARASASRWKSTRFTIITFIPPLELLNTSLFNNIHLRGTQLRVQRQGVRLEYTLTGLFYEN